A section of the Microbacterium forte genome encodes:
- a CDS encoding glycoside hydrolase family 2 protein, translated as MIRTPFNNDWTVGPKGSIFDAFTGGAAKTAVTLPHDGLRDMPRSASSPNGSHTGYHPSAHLEYSKTFDVPAEWRDKSVVLDIEGAYRDAVVYVNGDFAAQRPNGYAGFAVSLDPFLRFGESNTISVEVRTHEDSRWYTGAGLYRDVWLVATAPVHIPLDGVRITTPVIDPDLASVVTTVEVVNKTRHTRTVRVETEIHGDSGDLLSLQTAPLTVLPGTTGLVHLRHYLAEPVLWDVDGPRLHVARTRIHERGAVLDEDESVFGIRSVTVDPIHGLRINGRSVKLRGGCIHHDNGPLGSAAHPRAEERRVELLKAAGYNAIRSSHNSISRAFLDACDRHGLLVWDETSDVWTKTKTAFDYSLDFPEWWERDVESMVAKDFNHPSVIMYSIGNEIFETGSPIGSTWGRALAEKVRSLDSTRLVTNAINGMVSAIDVLAAHAASGDGDTASTSVNAFMASMEDMGNTLGASELVSERIEEAQSQLDVSGVNYAEARYVIDAERHPNRIVVGSETYPRALDRIWPLVEQHPTVIGDFAWTAWDYIGEAGLGRAIYADDPDAPQGPSSPFPWLLAQSGTIDILGNRRPISFWRETVWGLRSEPYIAVHRPENHDREVFIGGWSWDDVVSSWSWDVPAGFPVVVDVYSDAEEIVLQRDGITVGRAQVGVHKAFIARFETEYRPGELTAIAIRDGQDVGVSSLRTRQDDVRLALAADRADLRADGSDLAYIAIELADRGGTLATDAAAVVSVEIEGPAVLAAFANAQPDSIEEFRAVTRTTYDGRALAIIRPIGPGSITVRATAAGLDAQQVDLVAR; from the coding sequence ATGATACGCACACCCTTCAACAACGACTGGACCGTCGGGCCCAAGGGCTCGATCTTCGACGCCTTCACCGGTGGGGCTGCCAAGACGGCGGTGACCCTGCCGCACGACGGTCTCCGCGATATGCCGCGTTCGGCGAGCAGCCCCAACGGAAGCCACACCGGGTATCACCCCAGTGCACATCTGGAATACAGCAAGACCTTCGACGTGCCCGCAGAGTGGCGTGACAAAAGCGTGGTCCTCGATATCGAAGGGGCATATCGCGACGCCGTCGTCTACGTCAACGGCGACTTTGCCGCCCAGCGCCCGAACGGGTATGCAGGTTTCGCCGTCTCGCTCGATCCTTTTCTCCGTTTCGGCGAGTCGAACACGATCAGCGTGGAGGTCCGCACTCACGAAGACAGCCGCTGGTACACCGGGGCCGGCTTGTATCGCGACGTCTGGCTCGTCGCCACCGCCCCTGTGCACATCCCGCTCGACGGCGTGCGGATCACCACTCCTGTGATCGACCCCGACCTCGCATCCGTGGTCACGACCGTCGAGGTCGTCAACAAGACCCGCCACACCCGCACCGTGCGGGTGGAGACGGAGATCCACGGCGATTCCGGTGATCTGCTCAGCCTGCAGACGGCACCCCTCACCGTGCTTCCCGGCACGACGGGGCTGGTGCACCTGCGCCACTACCTCGCGGAGCCGGTGCTGTGGGACGTCGACGGTCCTCGCCTTCATGTCGCGCGCACCCGGATTCATGAGAGGGGCGCAGTTCTCGATGAGGACGAGTCGGTGTTCGGCATCCGTTCCGTGACCGTCGACCCCATTCACGGACTGCGGATCAACGGGCGCTCTGTGAAGCTCCGCGGGGGGTGCATTCATCACGACAACGGGCCGCTCGGCAGCGCCGCACACCCGCGCGCAGAAGAACGCCGCGTCGAGCTGCTCAAGGCCGCTGGCTACAACGCGATCCGCAGCTCTCACAACAGCATCAGCCGTGCGTTCCTCGACGCCTGCGATCGCCACGGCCTCCTCGTCTGGGACGAGACCTCCGACGTGTGGACGAAGACCAAGACAGCGTTCGACTACTCGCTCGATTTCCCCGAGTGGTGGGAACGGGATGTCGAATCGATGGTCGCGAAGGACTTCAACCACCCGAGCGTCATCATGTACTCGATCGGCAACGAGATCTTCGAGACCGGCAGTCCGATCGGATCCACCTGGGGTCGCGCTCTCGCCGAGAAGGTCCGTTCTCTCGACAGCACCCGGCTCGTCACGAACGCCATCAATGGCATGGTCTCGGCAATCGACGTCCTTGCAGCACATGCCGCCTCGGGCGACGGTGATACCGCCTCGACGAGCGTCAACGCATTCATGGCTTCGATGGAGGACATGGGGAACACTCTCGGTGCATCAGAGCTGGTCTCCGAGCGAATCGAGGAGGCGCAGTCCCAGCTCGATGTCAGCGGTGTCAACTACGCCGAAGCTCGCTATGTCATCGACGCGGAGCGGCACCCCAACCGGATCGTGGTCGGGTCTGAGACCTACCCCCGCGCTCTCGACAGGATCTGGCCGCTCGTCGAGCAGCACCCGACCGTGATCGGGGACTTCGCATGGACGGCCTGGGACTATATCGGCGAGGCGGGTCTCGGGAGAGCGATCTACGCGGATGACCCCGATGCGCCGCAAGGGCCGAGCTCGCCCTTTCCTTGGCTTCTCGCCCAGTCCGGAACCATCGACATCCTCGGGAACAGGCGCCCCATCTCGTTCTGGCGAGAGACGGTCTGGGGGCTGCGAAGCGAGCCGTACATCGCGGTTCATCGTCCTGAGAACCACGACCGTGAGGTGTTCATCGGCGGTTGGTCCTGGGACGATGTCGTCAGCAGCTGGAGCTGGGACGTGCCCGCCGGATTCCCGGTCGTGGTCGATGTGTACAGCGATGCGGAGGAGATCGTACTCCAGCGCGACGGAATCACGGTCGGCCGTGCGCAGGTAGGCGTGCACAAAGCCTTCATCGCAAGGTTCGAGACCGAGTATCGCCCAGGGGAGCTCACGGCGATCGCCATTCGAGATGGGCAGGATGTCGGCGTCAGCAGTCTGCGCACGCGCCAAGACGACGTCCGTCTCGCTCTCGCTGCCGATCGTGCAGACCTGCGCGCCGACGGTTCCGATCTCGCGTACATAGCCATCGAGCTCGCCGATCGCGGAGGAACCCTGGCGACCGACGCCGCTGCCGTCGTCTCGGTGGAGATCGAGGGGCCGGCGGTCCTCGCGGCATTCGCGAACGCGCAGCCGGACTCGATCGAAGAGTTCAGGGCCGTGACCCGCACCACCTATGACGGACGGGCGTTGGCGATCATCCGTCCGATCGGTCCAGGATCGATCACCGTTCGCGCCACCGCGGCGGGTCTCGACGCGCAGCAGGTGGATCTCGTAGCGCGCTGA
- a CDS encoding TetR/AcrR family transcriptional regulator, producing MTSPPTATPSPRRRGKSASTPARRAEIVEAALASFAEHGYERASLRDIASRAGLTHAALLRHFSGKEELLPAALAQREEHEEDLASRIMTANVPGEQILSAVLADEFSNSEFQRNWLALAVAATNPEHPAHEFFLGRRERMRSRFTDGPLPTSDSELLTADEKVTLVLAMVDGLRIQALLDPSRDALGLLTTFMRLVAAQPPAAASSLS from the coding sequence ATGACGTCACCGCCGACCGCAACGCCATCACCTCGCCGACGAGGCAAGAGCGCATCCACACCGGCGAGACGGGCCGAGATCGTCGAAGCGGCACTCGCCAGCTTCGCTGAACACGGTTATGAGCGGGCGTCTCTCCGTGACATCGCCAGCAGGGCCGGACTCACCCATGCCGCCCTGTTGCGGCACTTCTCCGGAAAAGAGGAACTCCTCCCCGCCGCGCTCGCGCAGCGCGAGGAGCACGAGGAAGACCTCGCCTCACGCATCATGACCGCGAACGTTCCAGGTGAGCAGATCCTGAGTGCGGTACTCGCCGACGAGTTCTCGAACTCGGAGTTCCAGCGCAACTGGCTCGCCCTCGCCGTCGCCGCGACGAACCCGGAGCACCCTGCACACGAGTTCTTCCTCGGCCGCCGCGAACGCATGCGGTCGCGCTTCACAGACGGCCCCCTGCCCACCAGCGACAGCGAGCTCCTCACGGCCGACGAGAAGGTGACGCTCGTGCTCGCGATGGTCGACGGACTGCGCATCCAGGCTCTGCTCGATCCTTCCCGCGACGCCCTCGGCCTGCTCACCACGTTCATGCGGCTGGTGGCCGCTCAGCCTCCAGCCGCCGCTTCCTCGCTATCGTGA
- a CDS encoding MFS transporter — protein sequence MTKSEYDRSDTIDSIAAAQPVGGNTPDGTPLETTVVGSEPTAKVSGGYIFWLMLANFGASIAMMVPLAYGLALRITELAPGHEEVLGYVTGTAQLIFLVLSPMIGIWSDRTRSRFGRRTPFLFLGAALGLVGAVIIGFAPNLLLVGAGWVVAMTGWSTAGAAIQTLQADKLPEEQRGKVSALTGLMTQVAPVLGIGIAYAVSYSTFLVFFVPAVIGVVLLVLLPTFKREGSSKDLVVDSTVTLKKVIAGYGFNARKYPDFAWNWVGRMVFFIGLYFNTTFGTFFYAQRLDLPVREVAGVVATVGMLGVVAAAGGALLGGFLSDKLKRRRLFVLAAAFIFIGGALAEAFAWSLPQLIIGAVLMQLAIAVFATVDQAIVYAIIPDRAESGRYMAVVAFAQKIPSAIAPLIAPLIITIGAVGAEKNYTLLYLIGAVFALIGGLIIMFKVKGVR from the coding sequence GTGACCAAGAGTGAATACGACCGCAGCGACACGATCGACTCGATCGCCGCGGCCCAGCCGGTAGGCGGGAACACCCCGGACGGCACCCCGCTCGAGACGACCGTCGTCGGCTCCGAGCCGACGGCCAAGGTCAGTGGCGGCTACATCTTCTGGCTGATGCTGGCCAACTTCGGTGCATCCATCGCGATGATGGTGCCGCTCGCGTACGGCCTGGCACTGCGCATCACCGAGCTCGCCCCCGGGCATGAGGAGGTGCTCGGTTACGTCACCGGAACCGCGCAGCTGATCTTCCTGGTGCTGAGCCCCATGATCGGCATCTGGAGCGACCGCACCCGGTCGCGCTTCGGTCGACGCACGCCGTTCCTGTTCCTCGGCGCTGCCCTCGGCCTCGTCGGAGCGGTCATCATCGGCTTCGCCCCGAACCTCCTCCTCGTGGGTGCAGGCTGGGTGGTCGCGATGACCGGATGGTCGACCGCGGGCGCCGCCATCCAGACGCTGCAGGCCGACAAGCTCCCCGAAGAACAGCGCGGCAAGGTGTCGGCGCTCACAGGGCTCATGACGCAGGTGGCGCCGGTGCTCGGTATCGGCATCGCCTACGCCGTGTCGTACAGCACCTTCCTCGTGTTCTTCGTCCCCGCGGTGATCGGTGTCGTCCTGCTCGTGCTGCTCCCGACGTTCAAGAGGGAAGGCAGCTCGAAGGATCTCGTCGTCGACTCGACGGTGACTCTCAAGAAGGTCATCGCCGGCTACGGCTTCAACGCCCGCAAGTACCCGGACTTCGCCTGGAACTGGGTCGGCCGGATGGTGTTCTTCATCGGTCTGTACTTCAACACCACGTTCGGCACGTTCTTCTACGCCCAGCGTCTCGACCTGCCGGTGCGCGAGGTGGCCGGTGTCGTCGCCACCGTCGGGATGCTCGGGGTCGTCGCCGCTGCCGGCGGCGCACTGCTCGGCGGCTTCCTCTCGGACAAGCTCAAGCGCCGCCGTCTGTTCGTGCTCGCGGCCGCATTCATCTTCATCGGAGGCGCGCTCGCCGAGGCGTTCGCCTGGTCGCTGCCGCAGCTGATCATCGGCGCCGTGCTCATGCAGCTCGCGATCGCCGTGTTCGCCACAGTGGATCAGGCCATCGTCTACGCGATCATCCCCGACCGCGCCGAGTCCGGTCGATACATGGCCGTCGTCGCCTTCGCGCAGAAGATCCCCAGTGCGATCGCCCCGCTGATCGCGCCGCTCATCATCACGATCGGTGCCGTCGGCGCGGAGAAGAACTACACGCTGCTGTACCTCATCGGCGCGGTGTTCGCTCTCATCGGTGGTCTGATCATCATGTTCAAGGTCAAGGGAGTGCGTTGA
- a CDS encoding family 78 glycoside hydrolase catalytic domain yields the protein MMLESTAASVPAAPYDLRIDSGGDDFTVSEATPRLSFTVPVEAETSNGFELEAIVDGESRARVPLDAGSHLFVEWPWVPLTSGQRVRWRARVQAGDAPSEWSDWSTLECGLLDADWSAEWISPVEHDDPGYGARGAHTLSRAFEADDVVAARLYSTALGVYEARVNGQRVGTAELAPGSTSYDRTVYAQAADVTSLLQGGRNALEIELSDGWYRGQVGAFRLPAGWGTTLAARAELHLELADGSRRVIRTDGEWTSAQSTIVRADLMDGQTTDFRAESGSAVPVIVGAVEGPPISWSPAPPVRVVETRDAVNANRIAEDTWVLDFGQNASGWIRLTDLGPAGTRTVIDYGEHVGQDGDLDTSHLDSTKPGEPSVVFVQHDEVVSAGGGEVFEPRHTVHGFQYARITREGSPFEASTAQMRIVQTDLRRTASFGSSDPSLNRLHEIADWSFRGNAVDVPTDCPTRERLAWTGDYQVFAPTAARLYDVLGFTRKWLQSVRDDQLDDGRIANFSPDGRRIKQKLDDQFAMMTGSSGWGDAITFVPWEMYTAYGDSLVLEENWGAMVRWVEWALGAARTTRHHSRVERSGEPQSHEEYVWDGTFHWGEWTEPVPKAEDGSRLDPIKSNPMAWFMADKGEVGTAYLYRSTRILADAATVLGRDEDAERYAVLADRILDAWRTEFLAGDGRTVQDTQAAYVRALTFGLIPESQRAAAAERLVDLIRAAGTHLGTGFLATGDLLPVLADTGHAGVAYELLFQRSAPSWLHMINKGATTIWEDWEGIDDDGAAHESLNHYSKGAVIRFLHTHTLGLRQDPDSIAWQSFTIAPIPGGGLTWATGHLDTPRGRIRVEWRIEGDELRIDAEIPAGASATVVFPDGSTRTAPPGAFTGLGRLAVR from the coding sequence ATGATGCTCGAGTCGACCGCGGCATCCGTGCCTGCTGCACCGTACGACCTGCGGATCGACAGCGGCGGAGACGACTTCACCGTGTCGGAAGCCACACCGCGACTGTCGTTCACCGTGCCCGTCGAGGCGGAGACATCGAACGGTTTCGAGCTCGAGGCGATCGTCGACGGCGAGAGCCGGGCGCGCGTGCCGCTCGATGCCGGCTCTCATCTCTTCGTCGAGTGGCCCTGGGTTCCGCTGACGAGTGGGCAGCGCGTGCGGTGGCGGGCGCGGGTGCAAGCCGGGGACGCCCCGTCGGAGTGGTCCGACTGGTCGACCTTAGAGTGCGGTCTGCTCGACGCCGACTGGTCGGCGGAGTGGATCAGCCCGGTCGAGCACGATGACCCTGGCTACGGAGCTCGCGGCGCCCACACACTGTCCCGCGCGTTCGAGGCGGACGACGTCGTCGCGGCTCGTCTCTACTCGACGGCGCTCGGGGTCTACGAGGCCAGGGTCAACGGACAGCGGGTCGGCACCGCCGAGCTCGCTCCGGGTTCCACGTCGTACGACCGCACGGTCTACGCGCAGGCGGCCGATGTGACCTCCCTGCTCCAGGGCGGTCGCAACGCACTCGAGATCGAGCTCTCCGACGGCTGGTATCGAGGTCAGGTCGGTGCCTTCCGCCTGCCGGCGGGATGGGGTACGACGCTCGCGGCTCGGGCGGAACTGCACCTCGAACTCGCCGACGGATCGCGGCGTGTGATCCGCACCGACGGCGAATGGACCAGCGCTCAGTCGACGATCGTCCGGGCCGACCTGATGGACGGGCAGACGACCGACTTCCGCGCGGAGAGCGGATCCGCGGTGCCCGTGATCGTCGGCGCGGTCGAGGGGCCGCCCATCTCCTGGTCGCCCGCCCCGCCGGTGCGCGTGGTCGAGACGCGCGACGCGGTGAATGCGAACCGAATCGCAGAAGACACCTGGGTGCTCGACTTCGGTCAGAACGCCTCGGGATGGATCCGGCTGACGGACCTCGGCCCCGCCGGCACACGCACGGTGATCGACTACGGCGAGCACGTCGGTCAGGATGGCGATCTCGACACCTCACACCTCGACTCGACCAAGCCGGGCGAACCGTCCGTCGTGTTCGTCCAGCACGACGAGGTGGTATCCGCCGGAGGAGGCGAGGTCTTCGAGCCGCGCCACACGGTGCACGGGTTCCAGTACGCACGGATCACGCGCGAAGGCTCGCCCTTCGAGGCGTCCACGGCGCAGATGCGCATCGTGCAGACGGACCTCCGCCGCACCGCATCGTTCGGGTCGAGTGATCCCTCGCTCAACCGCCTGCACGAGATCGCCGACTGGAGCTTCCGCGGCAACGCGGTGGACGTGCCGACCGACTGCCCGACGCGCGAGCGCCTGGCGTGGACGGGCGACTACCAGGTCTTCGCTCCCACGGCGGCGCGGCTGTACGACGTGCTCGGCTTCACTCGCAAGTGGCTGCAGTCGGTGCGCGATGATCAGCTCGATGACGGGCGGATCGCGAACTTCTCGCCCGATGGGCGGCGCATCAAGCAGAAGCTCGACGATCAGTTCGCGATGATGACCGGATCCTCCGGGTGGGGCGACGCGATCACCTTCGTGCCGTGGGAGATGTACACCGCGTACGGCGACTCCCTGGTCCTGGAGGAGAACTGGGGCGCGATGGTCCGCTGGGTCGAGTGGGCCCTCGGGGCTGCGCGCACGACCAGGCATCATTCCCGCGTGGAGCGGTCGGGGGAGCCGCAGTCGCACGAGGAATATGTGTGGGACGGCACCTTCCATTGGGGGGAGTGGACCGAGCCCGTCCCCAAGGCGGAGGACGGCTCGCGCCTCGACCCGATTAAGTCCAACCCCATGGCCTGGTTCATGGCCGACAAGGGAGAGGTCGGCACGGCCTACCTCTACCGTTCGACGCGGATCCTCGCGGACGCGGCGACGGTGCTCGGGCGGGACGAGGACGCCGAGCGGTACGCCGTGCTGGCCGACCGCATCCTCGACGCCTGGCGCACCGAGTTCCTCGCCGGCGACGGACGCACAGTGCAGGACACGCAGGCCGCCTACGTGCGGGCGCTGACCTTCGGCCTCATCCCGGAGTCGCAGCGCGCTGCGGCGGCGGAGCGGCTCGTCGACCTCATCCGCGCTGCCGGCACCCATCTCGGCACCGGATTCCTCGCCACCGGCGACCTGCTGCCCGTGCTCGCCGACACCGGCCATGCCGGCGTCGCCTACGAGCTGCTGTTCCAGCGGAGCGCACCGTCGTGGCTGCACATGATCAACAAGGGTGCGACCACGATCTGGGAGGACTGGGAAGGCATAGACGACGACGGCGCTGCCCACGAATCGCTGAACCACTACAGCAAGGGCGCGGTCATCCGCTTCCTGCACACCCACACCCTCGGTCTTCGTCAGGACCCGGATTCGATCGCTTGGCAGTCGTTCACGATCGCCCCCATCCCGGGCGGCGGACTCACCTGGGCGACCGGGCATCTCGACACTCCGCGAGGGCGGATCCGCGTCGAGTGGCGGATCGAGGGTGACGAACTCCGGATCGACGCGGAGATCCCGGCCGGGGCGAGCGCGACGGTTGTCTTCCCCGACGGCTCGACGCGCACCGCGCCCCCCGGAGCGTTCACCGGTCTCGGGCGTCTCGCCGTCCGCTGA
- a CDS encoding MarR family winged helix-turn-helix transcriptional regulator, producing the protein MGDELRRTAALENIDALTLAISVRSLPRMVGSLLSTQLTIQQLKVLTAIVVSEQSSASELASTFEVSLATMSKLIERLVEQGLVERMTDADDHRVRRLHPTLLGRDVIGKIMAARPEMGADILDGLSLDELESLAVGLRAISRELHAASSDGR; encoded by the coding sequence GTGGGAGACGAACTGAGACGAACCGCCGCGCTCGAGAACATCGATGCGCTCACCCTCGCGATCTCGGTGCGTTCGCTCCCCCGCATGGTGGGATCCCTGCTCAGCACCCAGCTGACGATCCAGCAGCTCAAGGTGCTGACGGCGATCGTCGTGTCCGAGCAGAGCAGCGCGAGCGAGCTGGCCTCGACCTTCGAGGTGTCCCTCGCGACGATGTCGAAGCTGATCGAACGTCTCGTCGAGCAGGGACTCGTCGAGAGGATGACGGATGCCGACGATCACCGAGTCCGCCGGCTGCATCCCACCCTGCTCGGTCGCGACGTGATCGGGAAGATCATGGCGGCACGCCCGGAGATGGGTGCCGACATCCTCGACGGCCTCTCCCTCGACGAACTCGAATCGCTGGCCGTCGGCCTGCGAGCCATCAGCCGCGAGCTGCATGCCGCGAGTTCCGACGGCCGCTGA